One Dermatophagoides farinae isolate YC_2012a chromosome 1, ASM2471394v1, whole genome shotgun sequence genomic region harbors:
- the LOC124493171 gene encoding uncharacterized protein LOC124493171, translated as MSTTFGLSFVSSLLVGNNDDQNQLNRTSINTVGHQLSSSSSTNSSNSNSSNSSIRSMSSSSSSMKLEPTTTSAIIMPTGSSNGNGQQSVAVSSLLTETTSASNRNISSSPSIPPSASSSSLRSQQPTSSSSATTLSTSVAASSSNSSPTSFKQSNYETTNNSTPSRLIAGYPRLPGLYSSTYASANDQSSTFYQTNSAAAAAAAAASFYPSLSTHYELDKSNGNSWTPLTAAAAASQAATTQYHTPYDAHHSFYGPYGNCYGAIDSAARRKNATRETTNTLKAWLYEHRKNPYPTKGEKIMLAIITKMTLTQVSTWFANARRRLKKENKMTWEPKNKTNDSRDNDSDKDSQKIIDDDDDDMVVGGIVNNKNVDNGNGLRINKDQDGRLTNTNNNGILIGQNTMAASNNHHNHHNHNNHHPHHHQHHHHLTKGHLLSNQSGNNVVGGQLRSPQQPTATTLISPPPSHSSQTFGLTMVESDNTMDGQRPKIWSLAQTATSAEAASAAAAAASLAGRLYHHTTTAADWSTAAAAHYAAAQQFQSGQNFSDNLSLINPLSEHYHHHHHNHTHSSHHQVPTQQSITANNNHQNVQSPSHAPNSGNHLHHHFYSPPPPPPLPPASSSSSKQNGWNDETSSSMVNGPSSNVNNNNVGFNGCSSFHLATSNIQMPL; from the exons ATGTCAACGACATTTGGATTGAGTTTTgtctcatcattattggttggtaataatgatgatcaaaatcaattgaatagaacatcaatcaatactGTTGGACatcaattgtcatcatcatcatcaacgaataGTAGTAATAGTAATAGTAGTAATAGCAGTATAAGAAGTAtgagttcatcatcatcatcaatgaaattagaaccaacaacaacatcagctATAATCATGCCTACTGGATCATCAAATGGTAATGGACAACAATCGGTTGCTGTATCGAGTTTATTGACAGAAACAACATCAGCATCAAATCGGAATATTTCTAGCTCACCATCAATACCgccatcagcatcatcatcatcattaagatcacaacaaccaacatcatcatcatcagcaacaacattgtCGACAAGCGTAGccgcatcatcatcgaatagtTCACCCACGTCATTTAAACAATCCAACTATGAAACGACCAACAATAGTACTCCTTCTAGACTAATTGCCGGATATCCGAGACTACCGGGTTTGTATAGTTCGACATATGCCTCGGCCAATGATCAAAGTTCAACATTCTATCAAACAAATAGTGCTGCGGCTGCcgccgctgctgctgcatCATTCTATCCATCATTG AGTACTCATTATGAATTAGATAAAAGCAACGGAAATAGTTGGACGCCGTTGACAGCAGCTGCGGCTGCATCACAAGCAGCAACTACACAATACCATACGCCTTATGATGcacatcattcattctatgGTCCATATGGTAATTGTTATGGAGCCATCGATAGTGCTGCTCGACGAAAGAATGCAACCAGAGAGACGACCAATACATTGAAAGCATGGCTTTATGAACATCGAAAAAATCCATATCCAACTAAAGGCGAAAAGATTATGTTGGCCATCATAACCAAAATGACATTGACACAGGTGTCAACATGGTTTGCTAATGCAAGAAGACGattgaaaaaagagaataaaatgacatgggaaccaaaaaataaaacaaatgattcacGTGACAATGATTCGGATAAAGATTctcaaaaaattatcgatgatgatgatgatgatatggtgGTTGGCGGTattgtcaataataaaaatg TTGATAACGGTAATGGACTACGAATCAATAAAGATCAAGATGGACGACTAACAAACACTAACAACAACGGTATTCTAATCGGTCAAAATACTATGGCGGcatcaaacaatcatcataatcatcacaatcacaataatcatcatcctcatcaccatcagcatcatcatcatttgaccAAAGGTCATTTACTATCTAATCAAAGTGGaaataatgttgttggtggACAATTAAGATCACCACAACAGCCAACGGCAACTACATTGATTTCACCGCCACCGTCACATTCATCACAAACATTTGGACTTACAATGGTCGAAAGTGATAACACGATGGATGGACAAAG GCCAAAAATCTGGTCTTTGGCACAGACAGCGACATCGGCTGAAGCAGCTTCAGCAGCAGCCGCTGCTGCTAGTCTTGCTGGACGtttatatcatcatacaacaacagccgCTGATTggtcaacagcagcagccgcACATTATGCTGCCGCtcaacaatttcaatctGGACAGAATTTTTCCGATAATCTATCGTTGATTAATCCTTTGTCagaacattatcatcatcatcatcataatcatactcattcttctcatcatcaagtaccaacacaacaatcaataaCGGCAAATAATAACCATCAAAACGTGCAATCACCATCACATGCACCAAATAGTGGCAAtcatttacatcatcatttttattcaccaccaccaccaccacctctTCCGCcagcttcatcatcatcatcaaaacaaaatggatggaatgatgaaacatcatcatcaatggtgaatggaccatcatcaaatgtcaataataacaatgttgGATTTAATGGATGTTCATCGTTTCATCTGGCCACAAGCAACATACAAATGCCACtttaa